Proteins from one Panicum virgatum strain AP13 chromosome 7K, P.virgatum_v5, whole genome shotgun sequence genomic window:
- the LOC120642678 gene encoding putative kinase-like protein TMKL1 gives MRKAVVNAVLFPALAVVLALAVFYFVRRRRRRRGGRSVLPSYGGGGARADRLQAPGGSGGYVAGGEEALVRFPGGEALTVAAILEAPGEVVAKSAHSTLYRAGLSAGEAVALLRFVRPACAAGAEEAAAAARVLGAARHPNLVPIRALYVGPRGEKLLVHPFYAAGSLRRFLQEGINDSQRWEIICKLSIGIVKGLDHLHTASQKPIIHGNLKTNNIMLDADFQPRISDFGLYLLLNPAAAQEMLETSAMQGYKAPELIKMRDATRESDIYSLGVIMLEMLAHKEIVNDKPPNARDIHLPASFKDLVLERKISEAFSSELIKQSKNSGKEENLNAYFELATACCNPSPSLRPDTKKILKRLEDIARK, from the exons ATGCGCAAGGCAGTCGTCAACGCCGTCCTCTTCCCGGCCCTCGCCGTGgtcctcgccctcgccgtctTCTACttcgtccgccgccggcgccggcgccgcgggggGCGCTCGGTGCTGCCGTCctacggcggtggcggcgcgaggGCGGACCGGCTCCAGGCGCccggcggctccggcgggtacgtcgccggcggggaggaggcgctTGTGCGGttccccggcggcgaggcgctcaCGGTGGCCGCGATCCTCGAGGCGCCCGGGGAGGTCGTCGCCAAGTCGGCGCACAGCACGCTGTACCGCGCCGGGCTCAGCGCCGGGGAGGCCGTCGCGCTGCTCCGCTTCGTGCGCCCCGCCTGCGCCGCGGGcgccgaggaggccgccgccgccgcgcgggtgcTCGGCGCCGCGCGCCACCCGAACCTCGTGCCGATCCGCGCGCTCTACGTCGGCCCGCGCGGGGAGAAGCTGCTCGTGCACCCCTTCTACGCCGCCGGCTCGCTCCGCCGCTTCCTGCAAG AGGGAATCAATGATTCACAGAGATGGGAGATAATTTGCAAGTTGTCCATCGGCATTGTCAAAGGACTGGACCACCTTCACACAGCTTCACAGAAACCAATCATTCACGGCAATCTCAAAACAAACAACATTATGCTTGACGCCGATTTCCAGCCTAGGATATCAGATTTTGGCCTCTACCTCCTTCTGAATCCTGCTGCCGCACAAGAGATGCTTGAGACATCTGCAATGCAGGGGTACAAGGCTCCAGAGCTGATCAAGATGAGGGATGCCACAAGGGAGAGCGATATCTACAGCTTGGGAGTGATTATGCTCGAGATGCTTGCTCATAAGGAGATTGTAAATGATAAACCACCTAATGCCCGCGACATCCATTTGCCAGCCTCTTTCAAGGATCTTGTTCTCGAGAGGAAGATATCTGAAGCTTTCAGTTCCGAGCTTATCAAACAAAGCAAGAATTCTGGGAAGGAGGAGAATCTAAATGCCTACTTCGAATTGGCAACAGCTTGCTGTAACCCTTCACCGTCGTTGAGACCGGATACAAAGAAAATACTCAAAAGGCTTGAAGACATAGCGAGAAAATAG